From one Melioribacteraceae bacterium genomic stretch:
- a CDS encoding ATP-binding protein, whose protein sequence is MTAKTNNITREITVKSSTDNLAAIREFIQNSALESGFSQEIVSKISLAVDEACTNVIKHAYKFSPDREITVHTKLEKSKFTILITDTGDKFDPNLIPEPNLKEYHKQRKVGGLGMYLMKKLMDEVQYNTLSGNQNQVVLVKYLV, encoded by the coding sequence GTGACAGCTAAAACTAATAATATCACAAGAGAGATTACCGTAAAAAGTTCGACGGATAATCTTGCAGCTATAAGAGAGTTCATCCAAAATTCAGCTCTTGAAAGCGGTTTCTCTCAGGAAATTGTTAGTAAAATTTCACTTGCAGTTGATGAAGCTTGTACCAATGTTATTAAACATGCCTATAAATTTTCTCCCGACAGAGAAATTACCGTGCATACCAAGTTGGAAAAATCTAAGTTTACTATTCTAATAACAGATACCGGAGACAAATTTGATCCCAATTTAATTCCCGAACCAAATCTAAAGGAATATCATAAACAAAGAAAAGTTGGCGGTTTAGGAATGTATCTTATGAAAAAATTAATGGATGAAGTTCAGTATAACACACTTTCGGGTAACCAAAACCAAGTTGTATTAGTAAAATATTTAGTTTAA
- a CDS encoding STAS domain-containing protein — translation MADFNVNVRGVGSVSVIDVKGYLDAHTAPQLENAFNQLIDGSKFKVVVNFNDLSYISSAGLGVFMAYVETMRDNRGDIKFSNMQENVYNIFDLLGFPMLYEFYKEEKEAVQKFTEPQNS, via the coding sequence ATGGCAGATTTCAACGTCAATGTAAGGGGAGTTGGGTCTGTAAGCGTTATTGATGTTAAGGGTTATCTTGATGCTCATACAGCACCTCAACTAGAAAACGCTTTCAATCAATTGATTGATGGTAGTAAGTTCAAGGTTGTTGTTAACTTTAATGACTTGTCTTACATCAGCAGTGCCGGATTAGGAGTTTTTATGGCTTATGTCGAAACTATGAGAGATAATAGAGGCGACATAAAGTTTTCAAACATGCAAGAAAATGTTTATAATATTTTCGATCTTCTTGGTTTTCCGATGTTATATGAATTCTACAAGGAAGAAAAAGAAGCAGTTCAAAAATTTACCGAGCCGCAAAACTCGTGA
- a CDS encoding PP2C family protein-serine/threonine phosphatase: MNLLSMDIPKSRKLESAIAFSILLLIFKVLFHSPNIFVYVLFGETIVFITWYLWFSYIVDFIRVRIATPLPIVLNIGILVALTFFAISISSLLYDTATFEPNQNFITSIFSLIISFMFLAASSYVFASFRELFFLRQKRDPKTYFNTMLVFFILLFFSNILINIDAEFDYPKNAFYVVALILASINSLRVAWIAFLTKKQKIYLLLLSIALGILFGFNFALSLDDNVLTKTIIAFSPGFHSILNLLMIYGTIYFSVIFFTTLFHLPTAEAFDRKAEEVTSLRDLTKLITQVLDFKELANTITQLTTKVCNSDSAWLLIKNNNDYELASVNNIGYLEADKLSKKILAENINEVDTLISLNPGSFEVSIKNDLRKFNFNWIVIAPLTVHEKKKGFLFAARKKDFAFDDDDKKSIEAFSDYASVAMENAMLIEESIEKERLEKELDVAREVQYKILPSKTPDLKNLEISALFVPAFEVGGDYYDFFHINEEHLGIVIADVSGKGISAAFVMAEIKGVFESLSKVVLDPRELLINANSILTNSLDSKSFVTAIYGVLNIKTGLFRFARCGHNPVILIRDGKATRYTPVGLGLALDNTDKFKESLKLMEIQLKNNDILTLYTDGIPESQNSKLEDFGYERFEKILIANAESSTEILSNKIMEKLTTFSKDYIQHDDITLLIMKWNFNNKSVGDN; encoded by the coding sequence TTAAGGTCTTATTTCATTCACCGAATATTTTTGTCTATGTCTTGTTTGGTGAAACAATTGTATTTATTACTTGGTATTTGTGGTTTAGTTATATAGTTGATTTCATTCGCGTAAGAATTGCTACACCACTTCCAATTGTTTTAAACATTGGAATTCTTGTTGCATTAACTTTTTTTGCAATCTCTATTTCTTCGCTTTTATATGATACCGCGACTTTTGAACCTAATCAAAATTTTATAACATCTATTTTTTCGTTAATAATTTCTTTTATGTTTTTGGCTGCATCCTCGTATGTTTTTGCCTCATTCCGAGAATTGTTTTTCCTAAGACAAAAACGTGATCCGAAAACGTATTTTAATACAATGCTTGTATTCTTCATATTGCTTTTCTTCTCAAACATATTAATAAATATTGATGCTGAATTTGATTATCCCAAAAATGCATTTTATGTAGTCGCATTAATCTTGGCTTCCATCAACTCACTAAGAGTTGCTTGGATTGCATTTTTAACTAAGAAGCAAAAAATCTATTTACTTCTTTTATCGATTGCACTCGGAATACTATTCGGATTTAATTTCGCTCTTTCGCTTGATGACAATGTACTAACTAAAACTATAATCGCTTTCTCTCCGGGATTCCATTCCATTCTGAATCTATTAATGATATATGGAACAATTTATTTCAGTGTAATTTTCTTTACAACATTGTTTCATCTTCCAACTGCTGAAGCTTTTGATCGGAAAGCTGAAGAAGTAACTTCTCTGCGTGATTTAACAAAATTAATAACGCAGGTACTCGACTTTAAAGAACTGGCAAACACAATAACACAGTTAACCACAAAGGTTTGTAATTCAGATTCAGCCTGGCTTCTGATAAAAAATAATAATGATTATGAATTAGCTTCAGTAAATAATATTGGGTACTTAGAAGCCGACAAATTAAGTAAGAAAATTTTAGCGGAAAATATTAATGAAGTTGATACACTTATTAGTCTCAATCCGGGAAGTTTCGAGGTCTCAATTAAAAATGATTTGAGAAAATTTAATTTCAATTGGATTGTAATTGCACCCTTAACAGTTCACGAAAAAAAGAAAGGTTTTCTTTTTGCGGCAAGGAAAAAAGATTTTGCATTTGATGATGATGATAAAAAATCGATTGAAGCTTTTTCAGATTATGCATCAGTGGCAATGGAAAATGCAATGTTAATCGAAGAATCGATTGAAAAAGAGAGACTTGAAAAAGAATTAGATGTTGCAAGAGAAGTTCAGTATAAAATTTTACCATCAAAAACCCCTGATTTGAAAAATTTAGAAATCTCTGCGCTCTTTGTCCCCGCGTTTGAAGTTGGTGGTGACTATTATGACTTTTTTCATATTAACGAAGAACATCTTGGAATTGTAATTGCGGATGTTTCCGGTAAAGGAATTTCTGCCGCTTTTGTTATGGCTGAAATTAAAGGAGTCTTTGAATCTCTTTCAAAAGTTGTTTTAGACCCACGAGAACTCCTTATAAATGCTAATTCAATTCTGACAAATAGTCTTGATTCAAAAAGTTTTGTTACAGCTATTTATGGTGTACTTAACATTAAAACCGGACTATTTAGATTTGCAAGATGCGGGCATAATCCGGTTATACTTATCCGTGATGGTAAAGCTACAAGATATACGCCGGTAGGTTTAGGTCTTGCTTTGGATAATACAGATAAGTTTAAGGAAAGTCTTAAACTCATGGAAATTCAATTAAAGAATAACGATATTTTGACACTATATACAGATGGAATTCCGGAAAGTCAAAATTCGAAATTGGAAGATTTTGGCTATGAGAGATTTGAAAAAATTTTAATTGCAAATGCTGAATCTTCCACTGAAATTTTATCAAATAAAATAATGGAGAAACTAACTACATTCTCTAAAGATTATATTCAACATGATGACATAACATTATTAATTATGAAATGGAATTTTAACAATAAATCAGTCGGGGATAATTAA
- a CDS encoding SpoIIE family protein phosphatase, which produces MILGIFNFYFTIEITPQSNDECLWIPKQIDKETNGIFFDFVKVDGVTWEAGIRNGDRLLAINGVEIRNTGTAQFLLNQIAAGDSAYYLYERNGTEYEGYVEIKKLLNFGGVAIILSSLIWLIVGFITIKSKPDGQLQTVFYKVGIYFTIYAAGTLLNNNFNSNPIFEFNFLVILIGILFLFAASYLPFNVIKFFWIFPKQLPFAEKRFIKKFLIYSPRIVFVFVLLITLLVNFGILPARPINYSMHVNNFLSFLFLSSIAIGFVSLIVSYIRLQKTDEKKPIFVILVSYGFAILAIIYTSTLANELAETIFNNPEYFFPIFIVAVLPLSFGYSIFKYSLMDVSDVIKNAIFYGVLTVSLAAAYFLVIYILGLGISSAVSTQYQGIIAGFIFVLFAVLFQNTKDRFQEYITKKFYPEQFASQKMLMKFSSEISTIVGMENILNSTQTIFIDSLLIKKYAVYLKDENESKFNLVRSFGVFSLPNEFYESDSSLQNALTSDDKLNMHKVIEQEDFEKVIPQLQTELIRESIYTIIPLIVKSKIIGLLLFGLKHSGARFAGKDLELLNAAANQISIALENARLYESEAEKMKIERDLENARKIQESLLPKSIPQFSHLQIAGSMIPAMHVGGDYYDIIQINENKIMVVVGDVSGKGLAASFYMSKLQTMVRLYCDENSTPKEVLSKVNKSIYESIERNWFITVAVGLFDITKGKLRYCRAGHMPLIETNNRTITHYQSRGIGVGLEKGDIFDTSLDEIEINLVKDHSYIFYSDGITETMNNTNELYGISRFEETLKINSSRTSDEILNTTINSLAKFRKSYHQNDDITMVVVKYL; this is translated from the coding sequence GTGATTCTAGGCATTTTCAATTTCTATTTTACAATTGAGATCACTCCGCAATCTAACGATGAATGTCTTTGGATTCCTAAACAGATTGATAAAGAGACTAACGGAATCTTCTTTGATTTTGTAAAAGTTGATGGTGTTACTTGGGAAGCCGGAATAAGAAACGGAGATCGGTTATTAGCGATTAATGGTGTTGAAATTAGGAATACCGGAACAGCTCAATTCCTTTTAAATCAAATTGCGGCTGGTGATTCCGCCTACTACTTATATGAACGTAATGGCACTGAATACGAAGGTTATGTAGAGATTAAAAAGTTGCTGAACTTTGGTGGAGTTGCAATTATACTCAGCTCTTTAATCTGGTTAATTGTTGGATTTATAACAATCAAATCAAAACCTGATGGACAACTTCAAACAGTTTTTTATAAAGTTGGTATTTATTTTACAATTTATGCGGCTGGGACTTTATTAAATAATAATTTTAATTCTAATCCGATATTTGAATTCAATTTTTTAGTAATTCTGATTGGAATACTGTTTTTATTTGCGGCAAGTTATCTGCCGTTTAATGTAATTAAATTCTTCTGGATATTTCCCAAACAACTCCCTTTCGCAGAAAAAAGATTTATCAAAAAGTTTTTAATTTATTCACCAAGAATCGTTTTTGTTTTTGTATTACTCATAACTCTGCTTGTAAACTTTGGAATTCTACCGGCAAGACCAATCAATTATTCAATGCATGTCAATAATTTTCTATCATTCCTATTTTTATCATCAATTGCAATCGGATTTGTTTCCCTTATAGTTTCCTATATACGATTGCAAAAAACTGATGAGAAAAAACCGATTTTTGTAATTCTTGTTTCTTATGGTTTTGCAATCTTAGCAATAATTTACACAAGCACATTAGCAAATGAACTTGCAGAAACCATTTTTAATAATCCAGAATATTTTTTCCCAATTTTTATAGTCGCGGTGTTACCGCTTTCGTTTGGGTACTCAATTTTTAAGTATTCACTTATGGACGTAAGCGATGTAATCAAGAATGCAATTTTTTATGGAGTGCTTACTGTCTCGTTAGCCGCTGCATATTTTCTTGTGATTTACATTTTGGGATTGGGTATAAGTAGTGCCGTTTCAACACAATATCAAGGTATTATAGCTGGATTTATATTTGTTCTATTTGCTGTATTATTTCAAAACACTAAAGACAGATTCCAAGAATATATTACAAAGAAATTCTATCCGGAACAGTTTGCTTCACAAAAGATGTTAATGAAATTTAGTAGTGAAATATCAACAATTGTCGGAATGGAAAATATTCTTAACTCTACACAGACTATTTTTATCGATTCGTTATTAATAAAAAAATATGCTGTGTATCTTAAAGATGAAAATGAATCAAAATTTAATTTGGTAAGAAGTTTTGGAGTATTCTCTTTACCAAATGAATTTTATGAAAGCGACTCGTCTTTGCAAAATGCTCTCACATCTGATGATAAACTAAATATGCACAAAGTAATTGAACAAGAAGACTTCGAAAAAGTAATACCGCAATTACAAACCGAGTTAATTAGAGAATCGATTTATACTATCATACCGTTAATTGTGAAATCAAAAATCATAGGTTTATTATTGTTCGGGCTTAAACACTCCGGGGCAAGATTTGCCGGTAAAGATTTGGAATTATTAAACGCTGCGGCAAATCAAATCTCAATCGCATTAGAGAACGCAAGATTATATGAATCTGAAGCTGAAAAAATGAAAATTGAACGCGACCTGGAAAATGCGAGAAAAATTCAAGAGAGTCTATTACCAAAATCAATCCCGCAATTTTCACATCTTCAGATTGCCGGAAGTATGATCCCCGCGATGCATGTTGGTGGTGACTATTACGATATAATTCAGATTAATGAAAATAAAATAATGGTTGTAGTAGGTGATGTATCCGGTAAAGGTTTAGCAGCCTCGTTTTATATGTCAAAGCTACAAACAATGGTCAGATTATACTGCGATGAAAATTCTACTCCTAAGGAAGTGCTATCAAAGGTAAACAAATCAATTTATGAAAGCATAGAAAGGAATTGGTTTATTACAGTAGCTGTTGGTTTGTTTGACATCACGAAAGGTAAGTTGCGTTATTGCCGTGCCGGTCATATGCCATTGATTGAGACAAATAACCGAACTATAACTCACTATCAATCGCGTGGTATCGGGGTTGGATTAGAAAAAGGTGATATTTTTGATACGTCACTTGATGAAATAGAAATCAATCTAGTCAAAGATCACTCTTATATTTTTTATTCGGATGGAATTACTGAAACCATGAATAACACGAATGAGTTATATGGAATCAGCAGATTTGAGGAAACACTAAAAATAAATTCTTCACGAACCTCAGACGAAATTTTAAATACTACAATAAACTCACTGGCAAAGTTCAGAAAATCCTACCATCAGAATGATGATATTACAATGGTTGTTGTAAAATATTTGTAA
- a CDS encoding SpoIIE family protein phosphatase — protein MQTQDQNSALRNLSALVDFSNLINSSLDVEFTFNNLLLTCLGKFHTSRGCIAIKRSDNFLEIRSSKGLVKETINNFPDVRINDLDEDKEFKAFLTKNKLELCQRIISSEGEIGILMLGERFGGNEYREDDKNFLKTLLNIAATAIDNASSVEKLKNLNRQLDGKVNQLSSLFDLSKEFSGILERDMIGKLLVFSIIGQLMVSKYAVVICEGSKIEYLENKFPEEKLSKAFRDCLPTELKEVLQKGDIQKRFPILFEIGITLLIPMQIQGETKGLVLLGSRRSGEEFSKSDIEYVSSVGSLAIISIENARLFEETVEKQKLEKDLELARNIQQNLLPNKIPVMKNYEIATFNKSARQVGGDYYDLVKLDEHRVLFAVGDVSGKGVQAALLMANLQAFLQSVAKQNFPLAEATNLINDLVSGNTTMGSFITFFWGIIDDSNKKLTFVNAGHNPPLLVRNNELIKLKKGGMILGVMETMIPYESETIELSKDDVIVLFTDGITEAMNKDLEEYTDERLEKLLSNMGNNTANETLEKIIEDVNIFTAGAEQSDDITCLVIKYL, from the coding sequence ATGCAAACTCAAGATCAAAACTCAGCATTACGTAACCTTTCAGCACTTGTTGATTTCAGCAATCTTATAAATTCCAGTTTAGATGTCGAGTTCACGTTTAACAATCTTTTACTAACATGTCTAGGCAAATTTCATACAAGCCGCGGTTGTATAGCCATTAAAAGGAGCGATAACTTTTTAGAAATTAGATCATCGAAAGGATTAGTGAAGGAAACAATCAATAATTTCCCCGATGTTCGAATTAATGACTTGGATGAAGATAAGGAGTTCAAAGCATTTTTAACAAAGAATAAACTCGAACTTTGCCAAAGAATAATTTCTTCGGAAGGTGAAATCGGGATACTCATGCTCGGTGAAAGATTTGGAGGAAACGAGTATAGAGAAGACGATAAAAATTTCTTAAAAACACTTCTCAATATTGCCGCAACCGCAATTGATAATGCCTCATCAGTCGAAAAACTAAAAAATCTTAATCGGCAATTAGATGGAAAAGTTAATCAGCTAAGTTCACTCTTTGATTTAAGTAAAGAATTCAGCGGAATACTTGAGAGAGACATGATTGGAAAACTTTTAGTTTTTTCTATTATCGGTCAACTAATGGTTTCGAAATATGCTGTAGTCATTTGTGAAGGTTCGAAAATCGAATATCTTGAAAACAAATTTCCCGAGGAAAAATTATCCAAAGCATTTAGAGATTGTCTCCCAACAGAATTGAAAGAAGTTTTACAGAAAGGTGATATCCAAAAAAGATTCCCGATTTTGTTTGAAATTGGCATAACACTTTTAATTCCAATGCAGATTCAAGGCGAAACGAAAGGTTTAGTCTTGTTAGGCAGTCGTAGAAGCGGAGAAGAATTCTCCAAATCCGATATTGAATATGTATCCTCAGTTGGCAGTTTGGCAATTATTTCAATTGAAAACGCGAGATTATTTGAAGAGACAGTTGAGAAGCAGAAGTTAGAAAAAGACCTTGAATTGGCGAGGAATATACAACAGAATTTACTTCCTAATAAAATTCCGGTAATGAAAAACTATGAAATAGCGACATTTAATAAATCGGCAAGACAAGTTGGCGGTGATTATTATGATCTCGTTAAGTTGGATGAACATCGTGTCTTATTTGCTGTCGGAGATGTCTCGGGTAAAGGAGTTCAGGCTGCACTTTTAATGGCGAACTTGCAAGCATTTTTACAATCTGTTGCAAAACAGAACTTTCCGCTTGCTGAAGCGACTAATTTGATAAATGACCTTGTTTCGGGCAATACGACTATGGGAAGTTTTATCACGTTTTTCTGGGGTATTATTGATGATTCTAACAAAAAACTGACTTTTGTAAATGCCGGTCATAATCCGCCATTATTAGTAAGAAATAATGAACTTATAAAATTGAAAAAGGGCGGAATGATTTTAGGAGTCATGGAAACGATGATTCCTTATGAATCGGAAACTATCGAACTTAGCAAGGATGATGTTATAGTTTTATTTACTGATGGGATTACCGAAGCTATGAACAAGGATTTAGAGGAATATACTGATGAACGATTAGAAAAATTACTATCGAACATGGGTAATAATACTGCTAACGAAACGCTTGAAAAAATAATTGAAGATGTAAATATATTTACTGCCGGGGCAGAGCAATCAGACGATATAACATGTTTGGTTATAAAATATTTGTAG